Genomic DNA from Telopea speciosissima isolate NSW1024214 ecotype Mountain lineage chromosome 2, Tspe_v1, whole genome shotgun sequence:
TCCTCTTCTGACTCTTCTCCTTTCaacttttatttcatttcactCTTCTTTCGTTAATAGTATTCTATTAATATAACTTTTTTACTCCTTATTCACTAGACTTAGCTGCCACACCTGCTGCATCTTCATAACACTCTGTGGAGACTCGACAAGATTTCTCTCCTAAAGCCCTTAAAGCCAGAACATGTTTACTTTCCTACCATCCCCCTTTGAAACCCTGAAAGTGagtagagagagatagaatggaatttgtttttcctcttttggGGGCATTGTACGAACCAAGTCATGTACATCAACTGATTGATGCAGGATCTTTTCCAACACAAAGACAATTTATAATCCAAGAACTCACAAAGACAATTTATAATCTAAGAACTCGAAGTCACCCTAAATACTAATAAATCAGATATTTATATTATTTGCATGTCATAATCATGATCCAAGCAATTTATCAAGTACTAACAAATGTCATGGATCGAACTTGTTGATAGAACATGGAATTCATGAATTCTAGAACCACCATAAGACTAGAGTGCTAAAGATACTTATTCAACAACAAAGAGGACTGGGTTGTCGCATTGTCTACAGAAAACACCCACCTGAAGTAATAGCAAAGTAGATGTCAAAGACATTTATTTGTTTCACTGTTATACAATAATGGTGATTCTATGGTTGAATTACTAGTCGTGAATCGTGATGCATAAATTTCAAACTTAAACACAGAAAGCAAAAAATAACCACCAAGTCATATTAAGTGCTAAAATTGTAATCTATAAAGTAAAGGAAATAGCATGCAACCAGAGTCAACCCTAGTGATTCACAAGTTGACAGTACTACCGGAGCTCCCAATTAGAGCAGTCACTAGTCAGTGAACTATGATACAGAAGAATTTCAGAAAATAGTAATAAGTAATAATCATGACAGAAGAAGGTTGACCACTTCTTACCCACAAATGGCATGGCCAACTTCATGGTATGCCACCAAGCTTTTGCTCTTCCCATCTGTCATAACTGTTCCCTCCATTCCAGCCACAATTCTATCAATAGAGTCATCAATCTCTTTAGATGATATCACACTCTTTCCCCGACGACCAGCTAATATAGCAGCCTCATTTAAGAGGTTTGCAAGATCTGCTCCACTAAAACCAGGTGTTCTCATGGCTATAACATCAAGAGAAATATCTCCATCAAACTTCTTATTGCTGGCATGTACATTTAAGATTTCTGTCCGTCCACGAACATCTGGAACATCAACAGACACCTAATACAGAGATAAACAGAAGTTTGAGTGCTTCCAAATGTAACAATTAGTATCAATAGAAGTAAAGGGCCAGAGCAAAAATATATGCATGCTTACCTGTCTGTCAAAGCGTCCAGGCCTCAGTAAGGCAGAGTCAAGAATGTCAGCACGGTTAGTTGCCGCAATCACAATGATACCAGTGTTGCCCTCAAAACCATCCATTTCAGTCAAAAGCTGATTAAGGGTCTGCTCCCTTTCATCATTACCACCCCCAATTCCAGTTCCTCTTTGCCGACCAACTGCATCAATTTCATCCACAAAGACAATGCAAGGAGCATTTTCCTTGGCCTTTTTGAAGAGATCACGAACTCGAGAAGCACCAACACCAACAAACATCTCAACAAATTCAGACcctgaaatggagaaaaaaggGACACCCGCTTCACCAGCAATAGCTTTGGCAAGCAAAGTCTTTCCAGTTCCTGGAGGACCAATAAGAAGAACACCTTTAGGAATGCGTGCACCAACAGCAGTGAACCTCTCTGGCTTCTTCAGAAACTCCACTACTTCCATAAAATCCTGCTTTGCTTCATCTACTCCAGCAACATCATCGAATGTCACGCCAGTGTTTGGTTCCATTTGGAACTTGGCTTTGGATTGGCCAAAGGCAAGAGGGAAGCCAGGGCCTCCAGGCCCACCCATTCCTCCAGATGAACGCCTTGACAGAAGGAACAAACCTCCGATAAGGATAAGTGGGAAGGCCAAATTCCCAATCAAGTTGAATAAAAGGGAACCAGAATCTTCCTGAGCGTTATGTGCAGCAAAATCAATATTCTTCTCTCTGAATTTCTGAAGGAGCTCCTGGCTGAGTCCAGGAAGCTGCACTCGCACTCGCTGCACACGGTTACCCAACTCGGGCGAAACAGCCTCAACAATGGCAATGGTACCATTCTCAAAAAGATCTACTTTCTTCACCCTATCCTTATCTAAATACTCCAAGAACCTCGAGTAAGACATCCGTGAGGATGATACACCTTGGTCGTCTGCATAAGCATTCCTAGCACCCAGCAAAGTGGTTAAACTTAATCCAGCATTTCCAAGCAAGACTTTAAGAAAGCCTCTCCTTCCTTCAATCTGCCTCTTATCCAAAGATGCTCTTACCAGGATTGATCTGGATGCCTTGACCAACGAGGGAAAACCAGGCAAAAGAGACAAACGCCTT
This window encodes:
- the LOC122650279 gene encoding ATP-dependent zinc metalloprotease FTSH 2, chloroplastic; amino-acid sequence: MAALSTCIVANSLSNGSTKFSLTKKIYGRRLSLLPGFPSLVKASRSILVRASLDKRQIEGRRGFLKVLLGNAGLSLTTLLGARNAYADDQGVSSSRMSYSRFLEYLDKDRVKKVDLFENGTIAIVEAVSPELGNRVQRVRVQLPGLSQELLQKFREKNIDFAAHNAQEDSGSLLFNLIGNLAFPLILIGGLFLLSRRSSGGMGGPGGPGFPLAFGQSKAKFQMEPNTGVTFDDVAGVDEAKQDFMEVVEFLKKPERFTAVGARIPKGVLLIGPPGTGKTLLAKAIAGEAGVPFFSISGSEFVEMFVGVGASRVRDLFKKAKENAPCIVFVDEIDAVGRQRGTGIGGGNDEREQTLNQLLTEMDGFEGNTGIIVIAATNRADILDSALLRPGRFDRQVSVDVPDVRGRTEILNVHASNKKFDGDISLDVIAMRTPGFSGADLANLLNEAAILAGRRGKSVISSKEIDDSIDRIVAGMEGTVMTDGKSKSLVAYHEVGHAICGTLTPGHDPVQKVTLIPRGQARGLTWFIPTDDPTLISKQQLFARIVGGLGGRAAEEVIFGEPEVTTGAAGDLQQITGLAKQMVTTFGMSEIGPWSLMDSSGQNADVIMRMMARNSMSEKLAEDIDAAIKRLSDSAYEIALGHIRNNREAMDKIVEVLLEKETMSGDEFRAILSEFVEIPAENRVSPGVPTPVTV